CCAGGTCGTCGGGATCGATCTCGAGCGGGTCGAAACCGGACTCGAGGTCGAACTCGAGATCACGGTCTCGGAGACGACGGGCGATCGCGTGATCGGATTCAGTCCGGTTTGAGGCGCGGATCAGTTTTCCGCGGTGTCGAAGGCGCTCCGTAGCGGACCGTTCGTTCGCTGCGGGCGCGAACTGAGTGGACAGTTCATGTCTGATTTTTCGGGTAAAATCTGATCAATAATTCCCAATGACATTCTCGTGAGACGAAAGAACAATATACGGGAACGGAATGTGCTCGGACAATGGCCAAACGCATCTACAGCATCGATACAGTGCGGATCATCGCGATGGTCTTTATCATCACTATTCATACAGATCTGTTCCAGGGAGTCGGCACGTACGGAAACATATTCAATTTTTTAATCGACTCGACCGCGCGGTTCGCGGTCCCGTTCTTTTTTATGACTTCGGGATACTTTTTTGCGGTCAAAATCGCCCGCCGTGATCCGACCGACTACTTCGTCGAACGGGTACGCTCTATCTCGTCGCTTTACGCAGTCGGCCTCCTGCTCACCGCCCCGGTCTTCCTCGCCAAAACCGTCGTTCAGGGGAGTTCCGGAGATCAAACGATCACGAGTAGCGCCGTACAGGGTGCACTCGAGTTCACGTCTCCGCTCGAGTTGTTCTACTACGGGACGTCGGTCTCCGAGATCCTGTGGTTCCTGCCGGCGCTACTGATCTCGCTCACGTTCGTCTACGGGTTCGCTATCGCGGGAAAATCGGAGTACCTGCTACCGGTCTCGTTCGGCTTTCACGCGGTCGGCCTCCTGGGAGCGAGCTATACGATGTTCGTCGACGTTTCGTTCATGGTTAGAGATCCGCTGTTCTTCGGGTTCTTCTACACGAGCCTCGGGTTTTTCGTCTACTCGTTCGAGTGGCAGCCAACTCCCGAGCGAAGCGCGTACTACCTCGGAGCGACCGTGCTCTTCGGCGTGCTCAACCTCGTAGAACGATACGCGCTCGGATACGTGATCCAGGGTGAGACGTTTGCCCAGGGCGTGTACACGGCGAGTTACACGATCGCGACCGTGCTGGTCGCCGGTTCGTTGTTCGCGTTCCTCCTCTCGCGACCGAATCTCGGCGCGTCGACCTCGTTGCCGTCGTGGGGGACGTACGCCGTCGGCATCTACATCACGCACCCGGCCGTCCTCTTCGTTCTGGAGTGGGCGCACGAGGTGTTGCGTGAGAGCGGATACGCCATCAACACGATCGCGTGGCATCTCACGCTGACGCCGGCCACCTTCTTCGGATCCCTGTTCGTCTATCTCGCGATTCGCAGGCTCCGAACCCTCGAGATCGGGAGGGATACCCTTCCGATCGTCCGTCGGTCCGGGGAATCCGATTCGAAGTAACTGGGACCGCGGTACTCTCGCTTCGAGCGGCGGCCAGCCGGATCTCGACGGCGAGTCGCCAGTCCGATCTCGGCGACCGAAATATCGGGCTACCGTTCCGCGCGCGGCAGCTCCGCACTGAGGTACTCGACGAACTTCTCGGGGTGTTCGGCGTGGGGTAGTTGCGTCGCGTAGTCGATGACCACGAGATCGAGGTCGGCGGCATCGGCGAGGGACCGCCCCTCGCGTAGCGGGACGAGGTCGGCGTCACGGCCCCAGACGAGCGTGGTCGGCGTCTCGAGGGCGGCCAGCTCCGTCTGGAGGTCGAAGTCGGGGTCGAGCGTGCCGGCACTGAACGAGGCGGGCGCGTAGCGAGCGCCGGGCTGGTGAGCGCTCCGCCAGGCGTACTCGACCTCCTCCTCGTCGATTCTGGACGAGTCGTAGTAGCCGTCGCGGTCGTAGAAGTATCGCAGCGATGGCTTGGTCGCGAGCAGGTTGAACAGCGTCGTTCCGACGACGGGCGTCCGAATCAGGGTCCGCACCCAGGGACGTTCGTCCGCGGTTTCGGCCGTCGGACAGATGAGGACGAGTTGTTCGAAATCGGATTCGGCGGCGGCCTCGACGGCGAAGGAGCCGGTCAGCGAGGAGGCGACGACGATCGGTTCGTCGGTGACGTCGGCCGCGAAATCGCGGAGAAATTCGGCGTAGAGCGTTGCGGAGTAGACGAGGGGCGGCCGCTCGGAGCGGCCGAATCCGGGGAGGTCGACCGCGATCACGTGATAGTTCTCGGCCAGCTGCTCGACGAGCGGCTCGAACTCGTAGCTGCTCGCCCCCGCGTGAACGCCGTGGCACAACAGCATGTCCGGATCGTCGGGGTCGCCGGCGACGGTGTAGGTCGTCTCGATCCCGCGCCAGCGATACGTCCGTTCGATCCCTACGAGCAGGTTCTCGAGCCCGTCGGCTCGCTTCGCGAGGAGCCGATTTCCGAGAACGGCTGCACCGACGGTTCCGACCGCTGCACCGAGGACAGTGCGGAGTCTCATGTGCGGCCGTATGCCGTCGATGGCCTTAGGCCTGCGGTTGGGGTTCAAAACCTGTTCTGAAAGGGGCCGTCGACCGCGCCGTTCAGTCGCGAGCGTCGAGTTCGTCGAGACAGTCTTCGACGGGGGCGAGCAGCTCGCCGGCGATCGAGTACGGATCGGTCTCGCCCGCACGAACCGATTCGGCGAGGTCGTCGATGCCGCCGCGGTCGGCGAGTTCGTCCTCGAGCATGGCGTGGACGTCCTCGCGCAGGAGGGTGCGAATCTCCTCGGCGTAACGCTGGCGTACCTGGTCGGCGTGTTCGCCGGAGTCGACGAGGTACGTTCGATGAGCGGCGAACTCGTCGATGAGATCTCCGACGCCGGTGCCCCGTGTCGCGACGGTCTCGACGATTGGTGTCGTCCAGCCCGCCACCTCACCCTCGGCGTCGTCGACCTCGCCGTCCCAGTCGTCGTGGGCGTCGATGACCTCCTGGCTGTGGTGACCGCCGTCGCCGCCACCGATTCCACCGCCGCCGTCGCCAAGTTGGATCATGTCCTGAAGCTCCCGGACGGTCCGGTCGGCTCCGTCGCGGTCGGCCTTGTTGACGACGAAGACATCGGCGATCTCGAGGATGCCGGCTTTCAGGGTCTGAATGTCGTCGCCCGATCCCGGCGGGACGAGGACGGCGACGGTGTCGGCGGTGCGAACGATATCGATCTCGTTCTGGCCGGCACCGACGGTTTCGATGATGATCTTGTCCTTCCCGAAGGCGTCCATCGCCTTGACCGCGTCCGCCGTGGCCGTCGAGAGGCCGCCGAGCGTGCCGCGGGCGCTCATCGAGCGCACGAAGACGTCCATGTCGCCGACCGTCGAGGCCATCCGAATCCGATCCCCGAGGACGGCCCCGCCGGTAAACGGCGAGGAGGGATCGATCGCGATGATACCGACCGTCTCGCCCCGATCGCGGTAGGTTTCGGCGAGTTTGTCGACCAGCGTCGATTTGCCCGCGCCGGGGCTGCCCGTGATCCCGATGACGTCGGCCTCGCCCGTGTGTGCATAGAGCGCCGAGACGAGGTTCCGGTAGCCCGGAGATCGGTTCTCGATTTTCGAGATCACTCGAGCCAGCGCGCGGTGTTCGCCCGCCAGCAGAGCCTCGAGTAACTCCTCGTCGGTTCTCATCGCTGTGGCGCGTTCTCGCGGACGAACTCGATCGTCTCCTCGATCGACGTTCCGGGGCCGAAGACGGCCGAGACGCCCTGCGCTTTGAGTTCGTCGCGGTCCTCGTCGGGAATGACGCCGCCGGCGAGGACGAGCGTGTCCTCTTTTGCCCCGTACTCCTCGAGGCCGTCCATGATCTTCGGGACGAGCGTGTCGTGAGCGCCCGAGAGGATCGAGATGCCGAGGACGTCGACGTCCTCCTGGACGGCCGCCTGAACGATCTCTTCCGGTGCCTTGTGCAGGCCGGAGTAGATAACCTCGAACCCGGCGTCGCGGAACGCCCGTGCGATGACGTGCGCCCCGCGGTCGTGGCCGTCGAGGCCGACTTTGGCGACGAGACACCGGATCGACTCCTGCTCCTGTTCGCTGCTCATACGCTCACTTCCCCCGCCGCCTGTTTGACTTTAACGGAAAATTGTCCGGTTCGACGGGACGCGCGTGTGTGCCGTCTCCGTCGGTCGGGTTCGTGACTGTTTGCTTCTGACACCCATCCGGCGGGCCGGTTTCCAGTTCGAGACGTCGACGACCGGTAGCGTCTGCTCGTCACGGTAAACGGAACCGGTTTGAACCAAAGGCTAAAGAGCGAAACGACCGAACATTCCCCTAATGACTATCGTTCGGATACTGCGGAGGGATCTCTCGTGGGCGTCGAAATAAAAGAAACGAGGGTGACCGACGCCGAGTTCGAGGAGATGAAAGGATTCGTTTTCGAGTACCTGTCGGCGAGCGTCGAAAAGGAGGAGGAGGGTGGTCGCATGCGCTGGTACCCCTGGCACTCCGCCGAGTACCGGCACAACCACATCCTCAACGTCGTCGCCCTCGCCGAAGAGATCGCGCGAGAGGAGGGTGCGGACGTCGACGCCACCCGCGTCGCCGCGCTCTTTCACGACGTGGCCAAACTCGAGACCGATCAGGAACTCCACGCCGAGGCCGGCGCTCGCGTCGCCCGCGAGTATCTGGAGTCTCGCGCGGAGTACCCCGACTCGTTCATCGAGCAGGTGTGTCGCGCGATCGAACACCACTCCTATCAGGGTGAACTGACCGACCTCGGACTCGAGTCCCAGTGTCTCATCGAGGCCGACCTGCTCGATAAGGTGGGCGCGAACGGAACCGCCCTCATGCTGTTACGGATGGGGTACGAAGCCCGGACGCACATGGACTCCGACGAGATGGTCGAGCGCGTCCTCGAGCGCGGCTACGATGCCGCCTCGCGCGTCCGGAGCGACACCGCAGAGAGCATTGCCCACCAGCGGTTGAAACGCGTGCGATGGTTCCGCGAGTGGCTCGAAGACGAGATCGCGGCGATGGGATAACGTTCCGTCGGTATTCGACGAACGTCCGGCACTGACCATCGGGAATACTGTCCGTTGCCATCTCACGCGACTGCCGTCAGCGGTCGCCTCGATGCGTCGGAACCACCCGCGGTCGCCCGTCGCTGTTTTGTCACCACCGGTTCACTCCGTCCGTCGAGCGCGAACTCCCCTCGCTCGAATCGGCGTCTGTCAGCGTGACTCCCACGCGAATAGATGCCTATTTGTCATCAGACAATAGTTGGCAGTAAAATATGTATGCGATCGATAACCTGAGCGACTCCCTCGCGGTGACGAAGCGCTACCTCGACTCGCTCGGCTTCGGTGGCTGGCTGAAAGTTGCGGTCGTCGTCGTCCTCCTCGGCGGCATCGGTCTCACGTCACAACTGTTCAACCTCCCGTTTAGCGCGGTGGCGGATGCGACCGAAGAGTCGGATGCGCTGTGGGTCGTCCTCCTCGTTTCCGGGGTCGGAATCGGTATCTACGCCGCCTTCAGATATCTCGTGGCAATCCTTGAGTTCGTCTTCGTCGAGTCGCTGCGCACCGAAGCGATTCACTTCCGCCGGTACGCCCGCGCGAACCTCAAACGCGGCCTTTGGCTGGTGTTGTTTCGCGCTGCGCTGTGGGCCGGCCTGTTCATCGCGATCGCGATTCCCGTCGTGGCCGTCGTTTTCCTCGGGGATATCAGCGCCGTCGACGAGCTATCGTTGGGCCAGATAGCCGCTATCGGACTCTCCGCCTTCGCCGCCTTTGTCGGTTGGGGTACGATCTACACCCTCACGACGGCGTTCGTCGTTCCGATCATGCTGCAACAAGAGTGCGGCCCGATCGGTGCGTGGCGACGGTTCGCGCCGGTGGTCGCCTCGAACTGGAGCGGAACGCTCGCGTACCTCCTGATCACCTGGCTGATCGGGTTTGCCTTCTGGATGCTGTTCGCGGTGATCGGGTTCGTTGTCAGTATCTTCGGCGCCATCCTGTTCTTCCTCGTGATCCTCCTGTTCACCGCGATCCATCCGAACCTCGCCGCCGTTGCGGTCGGCCTGTTCATCCTCGCGTACCTGGGCTATCGGTACGTCGTCGCCGTGATCGAAACGCCGGTTCGGGGGTACGTTCGCTACTACGCGCTGTTGATCCTCGGGGACACGGACGAAACCCTCGATCTCATCCCGGAGCAGCGTGGGGCCGTTCGATCCGATCCGACGACCTCCACCGAGCCCGCGGGTGTGCACGGCCGACGCGAGACGACCGGCTGGGGCGGCGGTCGAGACGCTCGAGACGATCCCGCTGACGGCCCGTCCTCGAGCGATCCGTTCGAGACGGACGTCGACGACGCGCCGTCCTGGGAGGCACCAACCGTCTGGGGCGACTCGAGCGAGCAGGACGACGGTGACGGCTGGGGCCGCTCGACGGAATCGGCACGCGATCCGAACGCCGACGACTCGAGCGACGACGACCGGAGTCCGTGGATCGATTCCGCCGAGGCGGACGACGGAACGGACGAGGCGAGTGACGAACCTGACGAAACGGAGGTGGCGAACGGGGACCGTGGAGAATCGGGCGATGGTTCAGCGATGGACGACGGTTCGACCGGAACGAACGGTGACTCGGCGGCAGGGAACGAGACGGATGACGCGGACGACGACGGCAAGGACCGGGAGTGACCGTTCCCGGTGTGGCCCGATCCGGAGTCGGCGCGGCACGTGACCGTTCCCCTCAAACGACGCGAAGCGTCCCGATGGCGAGAAAGAGGACGCCGAAGCCGGCGAGCACGGCGGCACTCAGCGCGGCGACGAGGGGTGCGAAGGCGTCGACGCGCCGACCGGCCGCGACCATCGCCGCGGGATAGGCGGCGATCCAGATCGCGATGCCCGCGAAGAAGCCGACGAGCAGCGCCGGCGACCCGGTCTGGACGACGAGCGCCCCCTCGAGCGCCGTGCCGATCCCGGGAACGTGTGCGAGCACGTCGAGGGACCCGGCCTCGAGCAAGCCGACGCCGACGGTGAGCCAGAACCCGATCTGGTAGGGGTTCGTCAGCGAGAGCGCGAAGGTTTTGCGAAAGCCTCTGGAGGCACCCCGGTCGCCGCTGGCGTCGGTGAAGGAGGCGGCGTTTCTGGCCTCGTCGACCGCGCCGATGGCGAAGTACAGCATGAGGAGACCGCCGACGAGATAGAGCGCGGGTCGGACGGTCGGATAGCGATCGATCACGGCGACGACGCCGGCCAGCGCGAGCACGAAAAAGCACACATCGGCGAGCATCGCGCCCAATCCGGCCCGAAAGCCGGCGTTCCAGCCGCGGACAACGCTCTCCTCGGCGATGATGGCGTTCATCGGTCCCGGCGGCGCGGCGAGCGCGAGTCCGAAGACGACGCCCGCGAGTGTAGTTGTGATGACGCTCACAGTTCTCACAGTCGGCGACGTTGCGTGAAAAGCCCGCTGAATTCGCGGTCGTCCGGACGTCGACCGTCTGAAGCGCGCACTCGAGACGACGGCTTTGATACCCCGGCCGACGAAGGGGAGCTATGGTCGACGTGCTTTCGGACGACATCGATCGCTTCGTTCGTGCGGTCTGCCCGGACCCGGACGAGACGCTGCGCGAGATGGACGACTACGCCGAACGGGAGGGGTTTCCCCACGTCGGACCCGAGGTCGGCGCGTTCCTCCGGTTCGTCGCCCGGACGAGCGACGCCGAGCGGATCTTCGAGTTCGGCTCCGGCTACGGCTACTCGGCCTACTGGATGGCCCAGGCGCTGCCCGTAGACGGCGAAATCGTCCTCACGGAGGTCGACGCGGACGAACTCGAGATGGCGCGCGAGTACCTGAGCGAGGGCGGCTACGACGATCTCGCGCGGTACGAAGTGGGCGACGCGATGGAGACGATCGAGGGCGTAGACGGCCCCTTCGACGTCGTCCTGATCGATCACCAGAAACACCGATACGCGGACGCGTTCGACGCCGTCCGCTCGAAGGTGCCGGTCGGTGGCGTGATCGTCGCGGACAACGCGATTACGGCGAGCGTCGTCGAGTTCGAGAAACTGCTCGAGATCGTCGACGGCGGCGCGGTCGCGGAGGTGAACGAGCACACGCAGGGAATCGTCGATTACCTCGAGCGCGTGACGAGCGATCCGGAGTTCGAGACGTTCGTCCTGCCGCTGGGCGAGGGGATCGCCGTCAGTTATCGAATCGGGTAGGGAGGGGATGGGAGCCCCTCGTTGCCAGCGTAGCAGTGCGGTCTATTTTCGCCCGGCTTCGTTCGAGTTCGGGTGCCCGATCCGCGGGCGTCCGTCGCGGCCCTGACGGGGAGTTCTCCCGACCGTTATCGCGTCGAGTACTCGGACGCCTCGCCCTCGAGAACCCCGTCTTCGGGCGTATCGGCGCTGGACGCAGCCCCGTACTCTCGAAAGCCGAGGAACGCCGTCGCCCCGCAGGCGGTCAGCAGCGTCCCCCACGTGATCGCGATCAGCGAGAGCACGTGGATCTCGGCCGTGCCGGGGACGGTGTTGCCGACCGCCTCAAGGCCGATCACGTGGAGTCCCGAAATCACGAGGAAGGCAACCCAGAAGGCGAGCGAGAGGTGTGCGAGCGTTCGTCGGCTGATCCGAGCCGCGTAGTGGGCGAGGCAGAAGACGCCGGTGATGGCGACCGCCGTCGCCACGAGCGTGGGGCCGAGCGCGTCGGCGTTGCCGGCGGCAATGCCGGCAGTAGCGAAGCAGGCGAACGAGACGGCGAGTAGCAACCGGTCCGAACGAAGTGTAGTCGGAATCACGTCGTGCACCGCTTTGCTGGGACGAATGGGCGGTTGAATATATAGCTGTTGGCTCGACACTCGAGGGTGGATAAGAGCGTTATGGGGGCTCGCAAGCGGTGAAACGGTGCGGGTGCGATTCGACGGCGACGTGTCAGTGTCCGTCACCCTCCTCGAGCGTTCCGAATAGTGTCGTCTTCAGGACAATTCAAGGTGGAGCCTCCGGCCTCAAGGAGCGGCCGAAGGGAGCGAGTAGGCCGGAGAGGAAACCGACATGGTGCGACACAACCGGCACACTGCGACCACCCGACTCCTGAATATATAAGTACCGTCGCCCCCTCTCTGAAGTATAGGCGTGCGTCGAACCGCCGTCGTGAAACTCGCCGTTTCCGACGAGCAACGCGACGCACTCCACCGAACCGCCGAGCAATACCTGTACTGTGCGAACCGAACCGCCGACTATTGTTGGTCCGAAGCCTCATACACCGAGTGCAAGACCAACAAACGGCAGGTCCGAGACACTCTCTACTCCGACTTTCGAGAGGAGACAGAGTTACAGGCACAACTCGTCCAAGCCGCGATACGTCGCGCCGTCGAAGCCGTAAAAGGCGTTGTCGAACGCTGGAAGAAGGGACAGCGCGTCTCCTGCCCGACGTTCACCGCTGAGACGATGAACTACGACACGCGGAGTGCGACCTTCTACCGAAACAAGGTGTCTCTGTCAACTGTTGAGGGCCGAGTTGAACCCTCGTTCGTTCTCCCGGTGGACAGTCCGACGCCCTACGAACGATACGTACTCTCCGAGGATTACGAGTTCCGCGAGAGTACACTTCGGTACGATGCGGCGACTGATGAGTTCTACCTCAACATCTCAACTCGGCGGGTGGGCGGCGACGACGCAGAGGTTTCGGCAGATACCGGGCACCCCGACCAAACGGTCCTCGGTATCGACCTCGGCGTCAACAGTCTCGCCGTCTCCTCCACCGGGCGCTTCTGGCAGGGCGACGACTACGACCATTGGTGCCGCGAGTTCGAGAACCGACGCGGACAGATGCAACAACGCGGTACGCAAGCCGCGCACAACGCTCTGCTTCGACTCGGGAAACGAGAAGAAGCATGGCGAAAACAGTACATACATACTGTCGCCAACGAACTCGTCTCGGAAGCCGTCGAACACGACTGCGACGTTATCGTGTTTGAGGACCTGACAGACATTCGAGAGCAGCTTCCGCAGGCGAAGTGGCACCATGTCTGGGCGTTCCGACGCCTCTTCGAGTACGTTGAGTACAAGGCTCCAGAACGCGGCGTCTCCGTGGGACAAGTCGAGCCGAACCACACGTCCCAACGCTGTTCTCGGACAGACTGTGGGTTCACGCACGAAGCGAACCGTGACGGTGAGCATTTCCATTGCCAGAAGTGCGGCTACGAGGTCAACGCGGACTACAATGCGGCGAAGAATATCGGGCTACGGTACGCCCGGAAGCGGAAACACAGACTCCGTTCCTCGCCCAAGTCGGGGAGCGGAGACGCACCAGTAGACGTGCGTGTGAATGGTGGGACATTGAACGGCGAGAGACACCAGTCTATTGCTGGTGACTGATTGGCGGGAGTCCATATCAAAGCCCTACCCTCAAGGACCGAAGCGCGTATGCGCTGAGGGAGTAGGGTAGGGTAGTTTACTCGTCTTTACAGCCCCAACCGAACGCCGTCCAGCCACCGTCGGCGGTCAGCACTTCCCCCGTGACGAAGTTGTCGCCCGAGGCGAGGAACGCGACACAGTTCGCGACTTCCTCCGGCGTCCCGAACCGATCGAGCGGCGTCCTGTCCCTGATATCCTGTTGATCGAATCCGGTATCGTCCTGTGCCTGTTCGACCATCTCAGTCATGATATACCCCGGAGCGAGCGCGTTCACGTGGATGTCGTGCTCCGCCCACTCGACGGCGAGACACCGAGTGAGATTGTTAACTCCTCCCTTTGTCGTATTGTAGGGCGTTCGATCCTGTTGTCCCATGCTCCCCATCATGCTCGAAATGTTGACGATCTCTCCACCGTCTCCCTGTTCGAT
The genomic region above belongs to Natronorubrum halophilum and contains:
- a CDS encoding acyltransferase — its product is MAKRIYSIDTVRIIAMVFIITIHTDLFQGVGTYGNIFNFLIDSTARFAVPFFFMTSGYFFAVKIARRDPTDYFVERVRSISSLYAVGLLLTAPVFLAKTVVQGSSGDQTITSSAVQGALEFTSPLELFYYGTSVSEILWFLPALLISLTFVYGFAIAGKSEYLLPVSFGFHAVGLLGASYTMFVDVSFMVRDPLFFGFFYTSLGFFVYSFEWQPTPERSAYYLGATVLFGVLNLVERYALGYVIQGETFAQGVYTASYTIATVLVAGSLFAFLLSRPNLGASTSLPSWGTYAVGIYITHPAVLFVLEWAHEVLRESGYAINTIAWHLTLTPATFFGSLFVYLAIRRLRTLEIGRDTLPIVRRSGESDSK
- a CDS encoding alpha/beta fold hydrolase is translated as MRLRTVLGAAVGTVGAAVLGNRLLAKRADGLENLLVGIERTYRWRGIETTYTVAGDPDDPDMLLCHGVHAGASSYEFEPLVEQLAENYHVIAVDLPGFGRSERPPLVYSATLYAEFLRDFAADVTDEPIVVASSLTGSFAVEAAAESDFEQLVLICPTAETADERPWVRTLIRTPVVGTTLFNLLATKPSLRYFYDRDGYYDSSRIDEEEVEYAWRSAHQPGARYAPASFSAGTLDPDFDLQTELAALETPTTLVWGRDADLVPLREGRSLADAADLDLVVIDYATQLPHAEHPEKFVEYLSAELPRAER
- the meaB gene encoding methylmalonyl Co-A mutase-associated GTPase MeaB, with the protein product MRTDEELLEALLAGEHRALARVISKIENRSPGYRNLVSALYAHTGEADVIGITGSPGAGKSTLVDKLAETYRDRGETVGIIAIDPSSPFTGGAVLGDRIRMASTVGDMDVFVRSMSARGTLGGLSTATADAVKAMDAFGKDKIIIETVGAGQNEIDIVRTADTVAVLVPPGSGDDIQTLKAGILEIADVFVVNKADRDGADRTVRELQDMIQLGDGGGGIGGGDGGHHSQEVIDAHDDWDGEVDDAEGEVAGWTTPIVETVATRGTGVGDLIDEFAAHRTYLVDSGEHADQVRQRYAEEIRTLLREDVHAMLEDELADRGGIDDLAESVRAGETDPYSIAGELLAPVEDCLDELDARD
- a CDS encoding cobalamin B12-binding domain-containing protein; its protein translation is MSSEQEQESIRCLVAKVGLDGHDRGAHVIARAFRDAGFEVIYSGLHKAPEEIVQAAVQEDVDVLGISILSGAHDTLVPKIMDGLEEYGAKEDTLVLAGGVIPDEDRDELKAQGVSAVFGPGTSIEETIEFVRENAPQR
- a CDS encoding HD domain-containing protein, giving the protein MGVEIKETRVTDAEFEEMKGFVFEYLSASVEKEEEGGRMRWYPWHSAEYRHNHILNVVALAEEIAREEGADVDATRVAALFHDVAKLETDQELHAEAGARVAREYLESRAEYPDSFIEQVCRAIEHHSYQGELTDLGLESQCLIEADLLDKVGANGTALMLLRMGYEARTHMDSDEMVERVLERGYDAASRVRSDTAESIAHQRLKRVRWFREWLEDEIAAMG
- a CDS encoding DUF7544 domain-containing protein, whose protein sequence is MYAIDNLSDSLAVTKRYLDSLGFGGWLKVAVVVVLLGGIGLTSQLFNLPFSAVADATEESDALWVVLLVSGVGIGIYAAFRYLVAILEFVFVESLRTEAIHFRRYARANLKRGLWLVLFRAALWAGLFIAIAIPVVAVVFLGDISAVDELSLGQIAAIGLSAFAAFVGWGTIYTLTTAFVVPIMLQQECGPIGAWRRFAPVVASNWSGTLAYLLITWLIGFAFWMLFAVIGFVVSIFGAILFFLVILLFTAIHPNLAAVAVGLFILAYLGYRYVVAVIETPVRGYVRYYALLILGDTDETLDLIPEQRGAVRSDPTTSTEPAGVHGRRETTGWGGGRDARDDPADGPSSSDPFETDVDDAPSWEAPTVWGDSSEQDDGDGWGRSTESARDPNADDSSDDDRSPWIDSAEADDGTDEASDEPDETEVANGDRGESGDGSAMDDGSTGTNGDSAAGNETDDADDDGKDRE
- a CDS encoding LysE family translocator; protein product: MSVITTTLAGVVFGLALAAPPGPMNAIIAEESVVRGWNAGFRAGLGAMLADVCFFVLALAGVVAVIDRYPTVRPALYLVGGLLMLYFAIGAVDEARNAASFTDASGDRGASRGFRKTFALSLTNPYQIGFWLTVGVGLLEAGSLDVLAHVPGIGTALEGALVVQTGSPALLVGFFAGIAIWIAAYPAAMVAAGRRVDAFAPLVAALSAAVLAGFGVLFLAIGTLRVV
- a CDS encoding O-methyltransferase is translated as MVDVLSDDIDRFVRAVCPDPDETLREMDDYAEREGFPHVGPEVGAFLRFVARTSDAERIFEFGSGYGYSAYWMAQALPVDGEIVLTEVDADELEMAREYLSEGGYDDLARYEVGDAMETIEGVDGPFDVVLIDHQKHRYADAFDAVRSKVPVGGVIVADNAITASVVEFEKLLEIVDGGAVAEVNEHTQGIVDYLERVTSDPEFETFVLPLGEGIAVSYRIG
- a CDS encoding RNA-guided endonuclease InsQ/TnpB family protein; the encoded protein is MGVRRTAVVKLAVSDEQRDALHRTAEQYLYCANRTADYCWSEASYTECKTNKRQVRDTLYSDFREETELQAQLVQAAIRRAVEAVKGVVERWKKGQRVSCPTFTAETMNYDTRSATFYRNKVSLSTVEGRVEPSFVLPVDSPTPYERYVLSEDYEFRESTLRYDAATDEFYLNISTRRVGGDDAEVSADTGHPDQTVLGIDLGVNSLAVSSTGRFWQGDDYDHWCREFENRRGQMQQRGTQAAHNALLRLGKREEAWRKQYIHTVANELVSEAVEHDCDVIVFEDLTDIREQLPQAKWHHVWAFRRLFEYVEYKAPERGVSVGQVEPNHTSQRCSRTDCGFTHEANRDGEHFHCQKCGYEVNADYNAAKNIGLRYARKRKHRLRSSPKSGSGDAPVDVRVNGGTLNGERHQSIAGD
- a CDS encoding SDR family NAD(P)-dependent oxidoreductase; translated protein: MAAEPDTRTVIVTGSTRGLGKSIANRFAENGDNVVICSRSLDDCEEVVEEFEENGGSAHAVEVDVSDRSSVQRLIDETVDQFGRLDVLVNNAGINIRGPAEEMAPEDWQQVVDVNLTGVFFCAQAAGTQMIEQGDGGEIVNISSMMGSMGQQDRTPYNTTKGGVNNLTRCLAVEWAEHDIHVNALAPGYIMTEMVEQAQDDTGFDQQDIRDRTPLDRFGTPEEVANCVAFLASGDNFVTGEVLTADGGWTAFGWGCKDE